Proteins found in one Rhodobacter capsulatus SB 1003 genomic segment:
- a CDS encoding calcium-binding protein gives MSDIIGTNGANSLDDAFSFGLPGFRNDRVAALGGNDTITITDGNDTVFGGTGHDRIVDAALAGFVSGDDQIFGEAGNDTIVAGAGRDTINGGADSDTVDYSRSEAAITVNLGSGAAQSGGLAAGDRLISIENVTASGFGDQLIGSGVANRLLGLGGNDRISGLGGNDLIDGGSGNDTILGGTENDGLTGGSGNDRLFGESGADTLSGGDGTDALSGGTGNDQLAGGTGNDQLAGGENDDLLSGDAGNDALSGGAGNDTVDGGSGNDVVQLESRTEADRLEGGAGIDTLSFASLPAVFLPPGVFNGIDLVSGRSFATSYHGFENVLGSSGADAISGDALSNRLEGGAGGDRIDGRAGADVLVGGSGADTLAGSAGADTLFGGSEGDRLSGGTEADRLEGEAGADRVSGDAGHDSVFGGLDNDTLSGGTGNDLLSGGSGADLARGDAGDDRVFGDGGADALFGDAGADQLSGGTDNDRLDGGSENDLLRGEDGADVLIGGTGADTMEGGAGADTFVFLTTADSLNSVGGSDHITRFELGQDRIDLSALAPGAEFHLALVADGAGAVVTNVVNGATVVSVFTDADAAPDLVFQIDALVGTGGLTEADFLF, from the coding sequence ATGTCGGACATCATCGGCACCAACGGCGCCAACAGCCTTGACGACGCCTTCTCCTTCGGCCTTCCCGGCTTTCGCAACGACCGCGTCGCGGCGCTGGGCGGCAATGACACGATCACCATCACCGACGGCAACGACACCGTCTTCGGCGGCACCGGCCATGACCGCATCGTCGATGCGGCGCTGGCGGGCTTCGTCTCGGGCGATGACCAGATCTTCGGCGAGGCGGGCAATGACACGATCGTGGCGGGCGCGGGCCGCGACACGATCAACGGCGGCGCCGACAGCGACACCGTCGATTACAGCCGCTCGGAGGCGGCGATCACGGTCAACCTGGGGTCCGGCGCGGCGCAATCGGGCGGCCTGGCCGCGGGCGACCGGCTGATCAGCATCGAGAACGTGACCGCCAGCGGCTTCGGCGACCAGCTGATCGGCTCGGGCGTGGCCAACCGCCTTTTGGGCCTTGGCGGCAACGACCGGATCTCCGGCCTTGGCGGCAACGACCTGATCGATGGCGGCAGCGGCAATGACACGATCCTGGGCGGCACCGAGAATGACGGTCTGACCGGGGGCAGCGGCAATGACCGGCTGTTTGGCGAGAGCGGCGCCGACACGCTGTCGGGCGGTGACGGGACCGACGCGCTCTCGGGTGGCACCGGCAACGACCAGCTGGCGGGCGGCACCGGCAACGATCAGCTTGCGGGCGGCGAAAATGACGACCTTCTGTCCGGCGATGCGGGCAATGACGCGCTGTCGGGCGGGGCGGGCAATGACACGGTGGACGGCGGCAGCGGCAATGATGTCGTGCAGCTTGAAAGCCGCACGGAGGCCGACCGTCTGGAGGGCGGCGCCGGGATCGACACGCTCAGCTTCGCCAGCCTGCCCGCGGTCTTTCTGCCGCCCGGCGTCTTCAACGGCATCGATCTGGTCAGCGGGCGCAGCTTTGCCACCAGCTATCACGGCTTTGAAAATGTCCTCGGCTCCTCGGGCGCGGATGCGATTTCGGGCGATGCGCTGTCCAACCGGCTGGAGGGCGGCGCGGGCGGCGACCGGATCGACGGGCGCGCGGGCGCCGATGTGCTGGTCGGCGGCAGCGGCGCGGATACGCTGGCGGGCAGCGCCGGAGCGGACACGCTTTTTGGCGGCTCCGAGGGGGATCGGCTGTCGGGCGGCACCGAGGCGGACCGGCTGGAGGGCGAGGCCGGGGCCGACCGGGTCAGTGGCGATGCGGGCCATGACAGCGTTTTTGGCGGGCTCGACAATGACACGCTGTCGGGCGGGACCGGGAATGATCTGCTCTCCGGCGGGTCCGGGGCGGATCTGGCGCGGGGCGATGCGGGCGATGACCGGGTCTTCGGCGACGGCGGGGCGGATGCGCTCTTCGGCGATGCGGGGGCGGATCAGCTTTCGGGCGGCACCGACAACGACCGGCTCGACGGCGGCAGCGAGAATGACCTGCTGCGCGGCGAGGACGGCGCCGATGTGCTGATCGGCGGCACCGGGGCGGATACGATGGAGGGCGGCGCGGGGGCGGACACCTTCGTCTTTCTGACCACGGCCGATTCGCTCAATTCGGTGGGCGGCAGCGATCACATCACCCGTTTCGAGCTGGGCCAGGACCGGATCGACCTGTCGGCGCTGGCGCCCGGGGCAGAGTTCCATCTGGCGCTGGTGGCCGATGGCGCCGGGGCGGTGGTGACGAATGTGGTCAATGGCGCGACGGTGGTCAGCGTCTTCACCGACGCCGATGCCGCCCCCGATCTGGTGTTCCAGATCGACGCGCTGGTCGGCACCGGCGGGCTGACCGAGGCCGACTTCCTGTTCTGA
- a CDS encoding protein-glutamate methylesterase/protein-glutamine glutaminase — translation MTVMPDPHSTRRPPGDRPVRVFIVDDSAVVRQALTDIIGSDPRLEVMATASDPFAAAERLKSMVPDVIILDVEMPRMDGLTFLRKLMAQHPLPVVICSSLVSDRSETYLAAMSAGAVDVIAKPEIGVKQYISESAQRIRDVLVQAASAKVQPMRERPVQPKLSADAMLAPPRESGAMLRTTEKIVAIGASTGGTEALRELLQAMPSDCPPIVIVQHMPELFTGAFAKRLDGLCAITVSEAKPGDRLLRGHALIAPGNKHTLLARSGAQYHVEVRDGPLVSRHRPSVDVLFRSVARFAGRNAVGVIMTGMGDDGARGLREMRDTGATTLGQDEESCVVYGMPKEAMARGAVGQEMSLGQLPAAILRASR, via the coding sequence ATGACCGTGATGCCCGATCCGCATTCCACCCGCCGCCCGCCGGGCGACCGCCCGGTCCGGGTCTTCATCGTCGATGACAGCGCGGTGGTGCGGCAAGCCCTGACCGACATCATCGGCTCCGATCCGCGGCTCGAGGTGATGGCGACCGCCTCCGATCCCTTTGCCGCGGCCGAACGGCTGAAATCCATGGTGCCCGATGTCATCATCCTGGATGTCGAGATGCCGCGGATGGACGGGCTGACCTTCCTGCGCAAGCTGATGGCGCAGCATCCGCTGCCGGTGGTGATCTGCTCCTCGCTCGTCTCCGACCGGTCCGAGACCTATCTGGCCGCGATGTCGGCGGGGGCGGTCGACGTGATCGCCAAGCCCGAGATCGGGGTGAAGCAGTATATTTCCGAAAGCGCGCAGCGGATTCGCGACGTTCTGGTGCAGGCGGCTTCGGCCAAGGTGCAGCCGATGCGCGAACGGCCGGTGCAGCCCAAGCTCAGCGCCGATGCGATGCTGGCGCCGCCGCGCGAAAGCGGCGCGATGCTGCGCACGACCGAAAAGATCGTGGCGATCGGTGCCTCGACCGGCGGCACCGAGGCTTTGCGCGAATTGCTGCAGGCGATGCCGTCCGACTGCCCGCCGATCGTGATCGTGCAGCACATGCCGGAACTCTTCACCGGGGCTTTCGCCAAGCGCCTTGACGGGCTTTGCGCGATCACGGTGAGCGAAGCGAAACCGGGCGACCGGCTCTTGCGCGGCCATGCGCTGATCGCACCGGGCAACAAGCACACGCTTCTGGCCCGCAGCGGCGCGCAATATCATGTCGAGGTCCGCGACGGCCCGCTGGTGTCGCGCCACCGCCCCTCGGTCGATGTGCTGTTCCGCTCGGTCGCGCGGTTTGCCGGGCGCAATGCGGTGGGCGTGATCATGACCGGCATGGGCGACGACGGCGCCCGCGGCTTGCGCGAGATGCGCGACACCGGCGCCACCACGCTGGGCCAGGACGAGGAAAGCTGCGTCGTCTACGGCATGCCGAAAGAGGCGATGGCGCGCGGCGCCGTGGGCCAGGAAATGTCGCTTGGCCAGCTGCCCGCGGCGATCCTGCGCGCCTCTCGTTGA
- a CDS encoding FecR domain-containing protein has protein sequence MTISRRLLLSLPAALALAPRAALAQAAIGTTRALTGRASLTRAGTSADLHQSDPLMEGDEIATMAASTAALELFTATRITLGPETRFTLDRFTADLGGVVSIGGAMVFDRPEDLPKLDLTVQGAFARIGVRGTRFFCGPSKGVYGIFVARGRVEVAAGGETRRLGPGEGVDIARPGAAPGAVAPWKAPRIAAAFALVGLRP, from the coding sequence ATGACCATCAGCCGACGTCTTCTGCTGTCCTTGCCTGCGGCGCTTGCGCTGGCGCCCCGCGCTGCGCTGGCGCAGGCCGCGATCGGCACCACCCGGGCGCTGACCGGGCGGGCCAGCCTGACCCGGGCCGGCACAAGCGCCGATCTGCATCAAAGCGATCCGCTGATGGAGGGGGACGAGATCGCGACCATGGCCGCCTCGACCGCGGCGCTGGAGCTGTTCACCGCGACGCGGATCACCCTTGGCCCCGAAACCCGCTTCACCCTTGATCGCTTCACCGCCGATCTGGGCGGGGTGGTCAGCATCGGCGGCGCGATGGTTTTCGACCGGCCCGAGGATCTGCCGAAACTCGATCTGACGGTGCAGGGCGCCTTTGCCCGCATCGGCGTGCGCGGCACGCGGTTCTTCTGCGGCCCGTCGAAAGGGGTTTACGGCATCTTCGTCGCACGCGGCCGCGTCGAGGTGGCGGCGGGGGGCGAGACCCGGCGTCTGGGACCGGGCGAGGGCGTCGACATCGCCCGCCCGGGGGCCGCGCCGGGCGCCGTCGCGCCGTGGAAAGCGCCGCGGATCGCCGCCGCCTTCGCCCTGGTCGGGCTCAGGCCCTGA
- a CDS encoding Crp/Fnr family transcriptional regulator: MRDLAGKPAFWRSFALFQGLDAAALAALAAGARQQRWQPGEVLFQRGDPGDWMVALAAGRVKLTLLAPAGRELILRHAEAGDTLGEFALVDGEPRSADATAVQPTTGFVLDRARFTALAGAHPALGLSVARYFCRRLRETTEQLEGIALYQLEARLARFLLFSLRQLNGPDLPPTAVLRLEISQGELAAVLGASRPKVNRALQALEAAGAILRQDGAWTLDPVALSAAAEPEA, encoded by the coding sequence ATGCGGGATCTGGCGGGCAAACCGGCGTTCTGGCGCTCTTTCGCGCTGTTTCAGGGGCTGGATGCGGCGGCGCTGGCGGCGCTGGCCGCGGGGGCGCGGCAACAGCGGTGGCAGCCGGGCGAGGTGCTGTTTCAGCGCGGCGATCCGGGCGACTGGATGGTGGCGCTGGCGGCGGGGCGGGTGAAGCTGACGCTGCTGGCCCCGGCCGGGCGCGAGCTGATCCTGCGCCATGCCGAGGCGGGCGACACCTTGGGCGAATTCGCGCTGGTCGATGGCGAGCCGCGCTCGGCCGATGCGACGGCGGTGCAACCGACGACGGGCTTCGTGCTCGACCGGGCGCGGTTCACCGCACTGGCCGGGGCGCATCCGGCGCTGGGGCTGTCGGTCGCGCGGTATTTCTGCCGCCGCCTGCGCGAGACGACCGAGCAGCTGGAGGGCATCGCGCTTTATCAGCTGGAAGCCCGGCTGGCGCGGTTTTTGCTGTTCAGCCTGCGGCAGCTGAACGGTCCCGATCTGCCGCCGACGGCGGTCTTGCGGCTGGAAATCTCGCAAGGGGAGCTGGCGGCGGTGCTGGGCGCGAGCCGTCCCAAGGTCAACCGGGCGCTGCAGGCGCTGGAGGCGGCGGGGGCGATCTTGCGTCAGGACGGGGCCTGGACGCTTGATCCGGTGGCGCTTTCGGCCGCCGCCGAGCCGGAGGCGTGA
- a CDS encoding CheR family methyltransferase, producing the protein MRGPSVAYADMLTQPAVPMSTAAARELVTILKAEAGIRIDPSNTQFISYRLDRRVTALGLDDYDQYLLHLQSPEGPAEIQRLVESLATHTTSFFREKAHFDWLDTVGLPKLIEAGAGRAHPLVVWSAACSSGLELWSAGIVLDRYSHKVQGGLRWGLVGTDISAAILRKARLGIYSSSELSGLSFDLRSDYLLRSKPGARISPKQRVYRIAPALRNRAHFSSANLLGKLEGQVPLADVVFLRNVLIYFTAEDRIRAIRNVMQCLRPGGYLLLGHSDNLRSLPEGLTPAGTAVFRKD; encoded by the coding sequence TTGCGCGGACCCTCTGTGGCCTATGCCGACATGCTGACACAACCCGCGGTGCCGATGAGCACCGCGGCGGCGCGGGAACTCGTGACGATCCTGAAGGCGGAAGCCGGGATCCGGATCGATCCGTCGAACACGCAGTTCATCTCCTATCGGCTGGACCGGCGGGTGACGGCGCTCGGGCTGGACGATTACGATCAGTATCTTCTGCATCTGCAAAGCCCCGAGGGGCCCGCCGAAATCCAGCGGCTGGTGGAAAGCCTGGCGACCCACACCACCAGTTTCTTCCGCGAAAAGGCGCATTTCGACTGGCTCGACACGGTCGGCCTGCCGAAGCTGATCGAGGCCGGTGCCGGACGCGCGCATCCGCTTGTGGTCTGGAGCGCGGCCTGTTCTTCGGGGCTTGAACTCTGGTCGGCGGGGATCGTGCTGGACCGCTACAGCCACAAGGTGCAGGGCGGGCTGCGCTGGGGGCTGGTCGGCACCGACATTTCCGCCGCCATCCTGCGCAAGGCGCGGCTGGGCATCTATTCCTCGTCGGAACTCTCGGGGCTGTCGTTCGACCTGCGCTCGGACTATCTTCTGCGCTCGAAACCCGGGGCGCGGATCTCGCCGAAGCAGCGCGTCTACCGGATCGCTCCGGCGCTGCGCAACCGCGCGCATTTCAGCTCCGCCAACCTGCTCGGCAAACTCGAGGGGCAGGTGCCGCTTGCCGATGTGGTCTTCCTGCGCAACGTGCTGATCTATTTCACCGCCGAGGACCGGATCCGGGCGATCCGCAACGTCATGCAATGCTTGCGGCCGGGCGGTTACCTGCTGCTGGGCCATTCCGACAATCTGCGCAGCCTGCCCGAGGGGTTGACCCCCGCGGGCACGGCGGTTTTCCGAAAGGACTAG
- a CDS encoding sensor histidine kinase has protein sequence MASQQSDIDGLDSRKEIDRLFDLEYGRRLDAAFRFGLILSVGVVLHFYLDSLMAVWWIAAQVLGHIVHFLFLRSRGEICSRRDVLIAGAVFWYLVAAFIWLPAEMITTADPALRIGGAAGMGAMLVFLIYRSDRVLAIMLGEIAVIGAAIGWVVFRTIQQLDHPGAILGTVLAAAGLHVYFSLTLLAHRRIRIEAERAALRSVQAQKMEAIGQLAGGVAHDFNNILTAVIGNLDLYDAMDTEAERLNAVTEAKTAALRAAELVKQLLAYARRTQMRIARRDVGALLEQLQLLTRRLLPASITQSFEAPQAPLWVALDENQFITALVNLVVNARDAMPGGGTLTVSARPVHLFTDDVQPDGTILTAGDYAEVTVADTGCGIPPEIIRRVTEPFFTTKAVGQGSGLGLSMVDGFARQSGGLLTIDSSSEGTAMHLLLPIAPAEETRPDTAPDTAPDTGDDIPPPETPQPQGRAQPGGRGPAPGLRISQA, from the coding sequence TTGGCAAGTCAGCAGTCCGACATTGATGGCCTCGACAGCCGCAAAGAAATCGACCGCCTGTTCGATCTCGAATACGGCCGGCGTCTTGATGCGGCCTTCCGTTTCGGCCTGATCCTTTCCGTGGGCGTGGTGCTGCATTTCTACCTCGACAGCCTGATGGCGGTCTGGTGGATCGCGGCGCAGGTCCTCGGGCACATCGTGCATTTCCTGTTCCTGCGCAGCCGTGGCGAGATCTGCTCGCGCCGCGATGTGCTGATTGCGGGGGCGGTGTTCTGGTATCTGGTCGCCGCCTTCATCTGGCTGCCCGCCGAGATGATCACCACCGCGGACCCGGCCTTGCGCATCGGCGGCGCGGCGGGGATGGGGGCGATGCTCGTCTTCCTGATCTATCGCTCGGACCGGGTGCTGGCGATCATGCTGGGCGAGATCGCGGTGATCGGCGCGGCCATCGGCTGGGTGGTGTTCCGCACCATCCAGCAGCTTGACCATCCCGGCGCGATTCTGGGCACGGTCCTGGCGGCGGCGGGGCTGCATGTCTATTTCTCGCTGACGCTGCTGGCGCATCGGCGCATCCGGATCGAGGCGGAACGGGCCGCGCTGCGCTCGGTCCAGGCCCAGAAGATGGAGGCGATCGGCCAGCTTGCGGGCGGGGTTGCCCATGATTTCAACAACATCCTGACCGCAGTGATCGGCAATCTCGATCTTTACGACGCCATGGACACCGAGGCCGAGCGGCTCAATGCGGTGACCGAGGCGAAGACGGCGGCCCTGCGCGCGGCGGAACTGGTCAAGCAGCTGCTCGCCTATGCCCGGCGCACGCAGATGCGGATCGCGCGGCGCGATGTCGGCGCGCTGCTCGAACAGCTGCAACTGCTGACGCGGCGGCTTCTGCCCGCCTCGATCACCCAGAGTTTCGAGGCGCCGCAGGCGCCGCTCTGGGTGGCGCTGGATGAAAACCAGTTCATCACCGCGCTGGTCAATCTGGTCGTCAACGCCCGCGATGCGATGCCGGGCGGCGGCACGCTGACGGTCTCGGCGCGGCCGGTGCATCTGTTCACCGACGACGTGCAGCCCGATGGCACCATCCTGACCGCGGGCGATTACGCCGAGGTGACGGTGGCCGATACCGGCTGCGGCATCCCGCCCGAAATCATTCGCCGCGTCACCGAACCCTTTTTCACCACCAAGGCGGTGGGTCAGGGCTCGGGGCTGGGGCTGAGCATGGTGGACGGATTCGCCCGGCAATCGGGCGGGCTTCTGACCATCGACAGCTCGTCCGAGGGCACGGCGATGCATCTTCTGCTGCCGATCGCCCCCGCCGAGGAAACCCGGCCCGACACTGCCCCCGACACTGCCCCCGACACTGGCGACGACATCCCGCCGCCCGAGACGCCGCAGCCGCAGGGCCGGGCGCAGCCGGGCGGGCGCGGCCCCGCGCCCGGGCTGCGGATCTCGCAGGCCTGA
- a CDS encoding adenylate/guanylate cyclase domain-containing protein: MAWRGAVLAVTGALGLLLARPPAPVRGLQERIFAPLPRPAASRGIVVIDIGARDETGAVWTRAATARLVARLAQAKPRVIGLDMLIAGDCDGAPARDLATALQGQPAVLGLLLSDTPGPARPPARLGLTGPLPLWQAPGAETPCPQLAGHDWAVMALMGGADATVRHVPVAAEVGRRALPGLAVAIAARAEGVLPLIGPAGLRLGARTFALEAGSLRFAASAPADWPARTLPAAAVLAGQELPPEDAVVLIGSSLPERGGLRPSATSPVMPSVQILADAVAGLRSGQLPHRPGWAPALEGGFVTLAGLLTLLVLLRLRPARAAALAATLAALWAGAAVFFGRGGLLLDPVLPVAALALILLTALLGRAAALARAERVLRDRMGQLLPPALVSRLAAQPRLMRLDGETREVTALFTDIEGFSAATSAMGAVEMVARLDAYFALTCAIVLRHGGMIDKLVGDSLHALFNAPLDQPGHEAAALACAAEILAATEVFARENNGFGKTRIGVECGPAVLGDVGFGTRIDYTAHGVAVNLAARLQEANKSLGTRICIGPTLGARVPGLVPLGETELRSFGRLALYTLRA, encoded by the coding sequence ATGGCCTGGCGCGGCGCGGTCCTTGCGGTGACGGGCGCGCTTGGCCTGTTGCTGGCGCGGCCGCCCGCGCCGGTGCGGGGCCTGCAGGAGCGGATCTTCGCCCCCCTGCCCCGCCCGGCCGCAAGCCGCGGCATCGTGGTGATCGACATCGGCGCCCGGGACGAGACCGGGGCGGTCTGGACCCGGGCGGCGACGGCGCGGCTTGTGGCGCGGCTGGCGCAGGCGAAGCCGCGGGTGATCGGCCTCGACATGCTGATCGCGGGGGATTGCGACGGCGCCCCCGCCCGCGATCTGGCCACGGCGCTGCAGGGTCAGCCCGCGGTGCTGGGGCTTTTGCTTTCCGACACCCCCGGCCCGGCCCGGCCGCCCGCCCGGCTGGGCCTGACCGGGCCGCTGCCGCTTTGGCAGGCGCCGGGGGCCGAGACGCCCTGCCCGCAACTTGCCGGTCACGACTGGGCGGTGATGGCGCTGATGGGCGGGGCGGATGCCACCGTGCGCCATGTCCCGGTCGCGGCAGAGGTGGGGCGCCGGGCCCTGCCCGGTCTTGCCGTCGCCATCGCCGCAAGGGCCGAGGGCGTGCTGCCGCTGATCGGCCCCGCCGGGCTGCGGCTTGGCGCCCGGACCTTTGCGCTGGAGGCGGGCAGCCTGCGCTTTGCCGCCTCTGCCCCCGCGGACTGGCCCGCCCGCACCCTGCCCGCCGCCGCCGTGCTGGCCGGGCAGGAACTGCCGCCCGAAGACGCCGTGGTGCTGATCGGATCGAGCCTGCCCGAGCGCGGCGGGCTGCGCCCCAGCGCGACCAGCCCGGTGATGCCCTCGGTGCAGATCCTTGCCGATGCGGTGGCGGGGCTGCGGTCGGGGCAGCTGCCGCATCGCCCGGGCTGGGCCCCGGCGCTGGAAGGCGGTTTCGTCACCCTTGCGGGGCTTCTGACGCTGCTCGTGCTGCTGCGCCTGCGCCCCGCCCGCGCGGCGGCGCTGGCCGCGACTTTGGCTGCGCTCTGGGCCGGGGCGGCGGTGTTTTTCGGCCGCGGCGGGCTGCTGCTCGACCCGGTCCTGCCCGTCGCCGCGCTGGCGCTGATCCTGCTCACCGCGCTTTTGGGCCGCGCCGCAGCCCTTGCCCGGGCCGAGCGGGTGCTGCGCGACCGCATGGGGCAACTGCTGCCCCCCGCGCTTGTCAGCCGACTGGCCGCGCAACCGCGGCTGATGCGGCTTGACGGCGAAACCCGCGAGGTCACGGCGCTTTTCACTGATATCGAAGGCTTTTCCGCCGCCACCTCGGCGATGGGCGCGGTCGAGATGGTGGCGCGGCTTGACGCCTATTTCGCGCTCACCTGCGCCATCGTGCTGCGCCATGGCGGGATGATCGACAAGCTTGTCGGCGACAGCCTGCATGCGCTGTTCAACGCCCCGCTGGATCAGCCCGGCCACGAGGCGGCGGCGCTGGCCTGCGCCGCCGAGATTCTGGCCGCGACAGAGGTATTCGCCCGCGAAAACAACGGCTTCGGCAAGACCCGGATTGGTGTCGAATGCGGCCCCGCGGTCTTGGGCGATGTCGGCTTCGGCACCCGCATCGATTACACGGCGCATGGGGTGGCGGTGAACCTCGCCGCGCGGCTGCAAGAGGCGAACAAGTCGCTGGGCACAAGGATCTGCATCGGCCCGACGCTGGGCGCGCGGGTGCCGGGGCTTGTGCCGCTGGGCGAGACCGAGCTGCGCAGCTTCGGCCGGCTTGCCCTTTACACGCTCAGGGCCTGA
- a CDS encoding 2-isopropylmalate synthase, with protein sequence MTDKSRVLIFDTTLRDGEQSPGATMTHDEKLEIAMLLDEMGVDIIEAGFPIASEGDFEAVSAIAKASKNSVIAGLSRANYKDIDRCWEAVKHAARPRIHTFIGTSPLHRGITNLGTEEMLERIHDTVTHARNLCEDVQWSAMDAIRTERDYLCRVVECAIKAGATTINIPDTVGYTLPSESSDIIAMLLEKVPGADEVIFATHCHNDLGMATANALAAVSAGARQIECTINGLGERAGNTALEEVVMAIKVRKDLMPFTTGIDTTKIMHLSRRVAQVSGFPVQFNKAVVGKNAFLHESGIHQDGVLKNVETFEIMRPADIGLTETNIAMGKHSGRAALRTKMRDLGFELADNQLNDVFVRFKALADRKKEVYDDDLIALLTDSTANTDHDFLQVKWLRVICGSDGQEAELKMLVDGVEKTAKCAGDGPVDACFKAVQAIYPTTAELKIYQVHAVTEGTDAQATVSVRLAEDGRIVTGSAADTDTILASVKAYVGALNRLRVRSQKTAPDADVKSISYKL encoded by the coding sequence ATGACCGACAAATCCCGCGTTCTGATTTTTGACACCACGCTGCGCGACGGCGAACAATCGCCCGGCGCCACCATGACCCATGACGAAAAGCTCGAAATCGCCATGCTGCTCGACGAAATGGGCGTCGACATCATCGAAGCCGGTTTCCCGATCGCCTCGGAAGGCGATTTCGAAGCCGTGTCCGCGATCGCCAAGGCCTCGAAAAATTCCGTCATCGCCGGGCTTTCGCGCGCCAATTACAAGGACATCGACCGCTGCTGGGAGGCGGTGAAACACGCCGCCCGGCCGCGCATCCACACCTTCATCGGCACCTCGCCGCTGCACCGCGGCATCACCAACCTCGGCACCGAGGAAATGCTCGAACGCATCCACGACACCGTGACCCATGCGCGCAATCTCTGCGAAGACGTGCAATGGTCGGCGATGGATGCGATCCGCACCGAGCGCGATTACCTGTGCCGCGTCGTCGAATGCGCGATCAAGGCGGGCGCCACCACGATCAACATTCCCGACACCGTGGGCTACACCCTGCCCTCGGAGAGCTCGGACATCATCGCGATGCTGCTCGAAAAGGTGCCGGGCGCCGACGAGGTGATCTTCGCCACGCATTGCCACAATGACCTTGGCATGGCGACGGCGAATGCGCTCGCCGCGGTTTCGGCCGGGGCGCGGCAGATCGAATGCACGATCAACGGCCTGGGCGAGCGCGCGGGCAACACTGCGCTGGAAGAAGTCGTGATGGCGATCAAGGTCCGCAAGGATCTGATGCCCTTCACCACCGGCATCGACACGACGAAGATCATGCATCTGAGCCGCCGCGTCGCGCAGGTCTCGGGCTTCCCGGTGCAGTTCAACAAGGCGGTCGTCGGCAAGAACGCCTTCCTGCACGAATCGGGCATCCATCAGGACGGCGTGCTGAAAAACGTCGAAACCTTTGAAATCATGCGCCCCGCCGACATCGGCCTGACCGAGACCAACATCGCGATGGGCAAGCATTCGGGCCGCGCCGCCTTGCGCACCAAGATGCGCGATCTGGGGTTTGAACTCGCCGACAACCAGCTCAACGACGTCTTCGTGCGCTTCAAGGCCTTGGCCGACCGCAAGAAGGAAGTCTATGACGACGACCTGATCGCGCTTCTGACCGACAGCACCGCGAACACTGATCACGACTTCCTGCAGGTGAAATGGCTGCGGGTGATCTGCGGCAGCGACGGGCAGGAAGCGGAACTGAAGATGCTCGTCGATGGCGTTGAAAAGACGGCGAAATGTGCGGGCGACGGCCCGGTCGACGCCTGTTTCAAGGCGGTGCAGGCGATTTATCCGACCACGGCCGAGCTGAAGATCTATCAGGTCCATGCCGTGACCGAAGGGACGGATGCGCAGGCCACGGTGTCCGTGCGTCTGGCCGAGGATGGCCGCATCGTCACCGGCTCGGCCGCCGATACCGACACGATCCTCGCCTCAGTCAAGGCCTATGTCGGCGCACTGAACCGTCTGCGCGTGCGCAGCCAGAAGACCGCGCCCGATGCCGATGTGAAATCGATCAGCTACAAGCTGTAA